In a genomic window of Actinomycetota bacterium:
- a CDS encoding regulatory protein RecX, which yields MARHSKRSASEPTKGSLADLQAEADPRVVARSVVLRRLSSTARTRKDLHDDLIKREIPEAIADEVLDRFTELGLINDTDYAELFVASRRRSRGTARPILRQELRRKGVGDDEIHAALEDISDEDEFERARALVRSKHPSLARLDPATKQRRLMGLLMRRGYPAGVAAAAIRDEVNAEFELDLSED from the coding sequence GTGGCGCGCCATTCCAAGCGATCAGCCAGTGAGCCCACGAAGGGTTCGCTTGCTGATCTGCAAGCCGAAGCCGATCCTCGCGTCGTAGCCCGCTCTGTCGTGCTGCGACGATTGAGTTCAACTGCGCGCACGCGCAAGGATCTTCATGACGATCTCATCAAGCGTGAGATCCCTGAGGCCATCGCTGATGAGGTGCTCGATCGCTTCACCGAACTTGGGCTGATCAATGACACCGACTATGCCGAGTTGTTTGTTGCCTCGAGGCGTCGATCGCGGGGCACTGCTCGTCCGATCTTGCGTCAGGAGTTGCGACGCAAAGGTGTTGGCGACGATGAGATTCATGCCGCACTCGAAGACATCAGCGATGAGGATGAATTCGAACGAGCACGCGCACTGGTGCGCTCCAAGCATCCCTCCCTCGCCCGGCTTGATCCGGCCACCAAGCAGCGCAGGCTGATGGGTCTGCTCATGCGGCGGGGTTATCCCGCAGGGGTGGCAGCGGCGGCCATTCGCGATGAAGTCAATGCCG
- the recA gene encoding recombinase RecA, with the protein MASANDREKALETALAQIERQFGKGSVMRLGDEGRAPVDVIPTGSIALDLALGIGGYPRGRIVEIYGPESSGKTTVALHAIANVQAAGGIAAFIDAEHALDPEYAKNLGVDLDSLYVSQPDTGEQALEITDTLVRSGAIDLVVIDSVAALVPRAEIEGEMGDSHVGLQARLMSQALRKMAGALSNTNTTIIFINQLREKIGVMFGSPETTTGGKALKFYASIRLDIRRIETLKGGTEAVGNRTRVKVVKNKVAPPFKQAEFDILYGEGISREGSLIDLGVDQGIVKKSGAWYTYEGDQLGQGKENARTFLRDNPDLCNDIEKRLKEQLGIGAQVDKPAEITPAPIDL; encoded by the coding sequence ATGGCTAGCGCCAATGACCGCGAGAAGGCACTCGAGACCGCACTGGCTCAAATTGAGCGCCAGTTCGGCAAGGGCTCAGTTATGCGCCTTGGCGATGAGGGGCGTGCTCCCGTTGACGTGATCCCCACCGGCTCCATCGCCCTTGATCTTGCACTCGGCATCGGGGGTTACCCCCGCGGCCGCATCGTGGAGATCTACGGTCCGGAGTCCTCGGGCAAGACCACAGTCGCACTGCATGCCATTGCCAATGTGCAGGCTGCCGGTGGCATCGCTGCCTTCATCGACGCTGAGCATGCCCTTGACCCGGAGTACGCCAAGAACCTTGGTGTCGATCTCGACAGCCTCTACGTCTCCCAGCCCGACACGGGTGAGCAAGCCCTTGAGATCACCGACACCCTCGTGCGCTCGGGTGCCATTGATCTCGTTGTCATCGACTCGGTTGCCGCGCTGGTTCCCCGCGCTGAGATCGAGGGCGAGATGGGCGACAGCCACGTCGGACTCCAGGCCCGCTTGATGAGTCAGGCCCTGCGCAAGATGGCCGGCGCTTTGAGCAACACCAACACCACGATCATCTTCATCAACCAGCTGCGCGAGAAGATCGGTGTCATGTTCGGCTCACCGGAGACCACCACTGGTGGCAAGGCGCTGAAGTTCTACGCCTCGATCCGACTCGACATCCGCCGCATTGAAACCCTCAAGGGCGGAACCGAGGCAGTTGGCAACCGCACCCGCGTGAAGGTGGTCAAGAACAAGGTGGCCCCGCCGTTCAAGCAAGCCGAGTTCGACATCCTCTACGGCGAGGGCATCTCACGCGAGGGCTCCCTCATTGACCTCGGTGTGGATCAGGGCATTGTGAAGAAGTCCGGTGCTTGGTACACCTACGAAGGCGATCAGCTGGGCCAGGGCAAGGAGAACGCCCGCACCTTCCTGCGTGACAACCCTGACCTGTGCAACGACATCGAGAAGCGACTCAAGGAGCAACTCGGCATTGGTGCGCAGGTCGACAAGCCGGCCGAGATCACGCCAGCACCTATCGATCTCTAA